A genome region from Triticum aestivum cultivar Chinese Spring chromosome 2B, IWGSC CS RefSeq v2.1, whole genome shotgun sequence includes the following:
- the LOC123047409 gene encoding HBS1-like protein isoform X3 produces the protein MFVPKTDNQSDLEGPHRNAGPWLCSICSQQNDTSCMSCEVCGVLRDLSLYFNNSNEPEGGAKRRNKHSGVSVLARSLFAPSGPKSKAVVFSDGFRGNKNATGHMQASLGTLHKTYMTHKQRHNIVPFKFDIPSPDDMVSTGLKSSRHLRKAVPSVDIPGKMVMGDDDLVVEKDTSTDPSSSVKLDELGGNSSTVAANTQNETLILDNELQHLSLERKPKNSKTKIKKPVPVSQYKPEPWMLQGEDQDMPRQLNLAIVGHVDSGKSTLCGRLLHALGRISKKQMHKNEKEAKEKGKGSFAYAWAMDDSADERARGITMNVGVAYFDTKNYQVVMLDSPGHKDFVPNMISGVTQADAAVLVVDASLGSFESGMGVNGVGQTKEHSQLIRSFGVENLIVAVNKMDSVEYSAERFNYVKSQLGIFLRSCGYKESAITWVPLSAMENENLVTAASDTRLSSWFHGTCLLEAIDSSAPPPRDVSRPLRLPICDVISSHVLGQVAVCGKVVCGAIGSDSKVLVMPSGELATVKIIERDSSRLSLARAGDNIAIGLQGIDPIHVMSGGVLCHPDYPVSVASSLELKILVLDITVPILPGLQFELHVHHAKVSASLVRIVSLLDQKTGKASAKKPRMLTARQAAIIEVKLEREVCVEEFATLKALGRAFLRSQGSTVAVGVVQVQGERAEQAS, from the exons ATG TTTGTTCCTAAAACAGATAACCAATCTGATCTCGAGGGGCCGCATAGAAACGCTGGGCCGTGGCTGTGCTCCATTTGCTCGCAGCAAAATGATACGAGCTGTATGTCCTGTGAGGTATGCGGCGTTCTTCGGGATTTGTCACTGTATTTCAATAACTCCAATGAACCTGAAGGTGGAG CTAAACGTAGAAACAAGCATTCTGGTGTATCTGTACTGGCAAGATCTCTTTTCGCACCATCTGGTCCAAAATCAAAAGCCGTTGTTTTCTCCGATGGATTTCGAGGCAACAAAAACGCAACAGGACATATGCAAGCTTCCTTGGGTACTCTGCACAAGACATACATGACACATAAGCAGCGCCATAACATAG TGCCTTTCAAGTTTGATATACCATCTCCTGATGACATGGTCTCTACAGGCTTAAAATCGTCCAGACATTTGCGAAAAG CTGTTCCATCTGTAGATATCCCCGGAAAGATGGTGATGGGTGATGATGATCTTGTAGTTGAGAAGGATACAAGTACAGACCCAAGTTCATCAGTGAAGTTGGATGAACTTGGTGGAAATAGTAGCACTGTTGCCGCCAATACTCAGAACGAAACTCTTATTTTGGACAATGAGCTACAACATTTGAGTTTAGAGAGGAAGCCAAAAAACAGTAAAACCAAGATTAAGAAGCCAGTTCCTGTTTCACAATACAAGCCAGAACCGTGGATGCTACAGGGCGAAGATCAAGACATGCCTAGACAACTAAATCTTGCTATT GTTGGTCACGTTGATTCTGGCAAATCAACATTATGTGGTAGGTTGCTGCATGCCCTGGGTAGAATTTCAAAAAAGCAAATGCATAAGAATGAGAAAGAAGCGAAAGAAAAG GGAAAAGGGTCGTTTGCATATGCTTGGGCAATGGACGACAGTGCTGATGAAAGGGCACGTGGCATTACGATGAATGTCGGTGTAGCATACTTTGACACCAAAAATTACCAAGTTGTTATGCTCGACTCCCCTGGTCACAAGGATTTCGTTCCTAACATGATATCTGGAGTGACGCAAGCTGATGCAGCTGTCCTAGTTGTTGATGCCTCTCTTGGATCATTCGAGTCAGGCATGGGCGTTAATGGGGTTGGTCAGACAAAGGAGCACTCACAGCTTATTCGAAGCTTTGGTGTCGAGAACTTGATAGTTGCTGTCAATAAGATGGATTCAGTGGAATATTCGGCAGAACGCTTCAATTATGTGAAATCACAACTTGGCATTTTTCTCCGATCTTGTGGCTATAAAGAGTCAGCGATAACCTGGGTTCCTTTGAGTGCGATGGAAAATGAAAATCTGGTGACAGCAGCTTCAGATACTCGTCTCTCATCATG GTTTCACGGGACTTGCCTTCTGGAAGCAATTGACTCGTCAGCACCACCTCCTCGTGATGTTTCAAGGCCACTACGGCTTCCAATTTGTGATGTTATTTCATCCCATGTGCTGGGGCAAGTGGCGGTTTGTGGTAAAGTGGTGTGTGGAGCAAtcggaagtgattccaag GTCCTTGTGATGCCTTCTGGAGAGCTAGCTACAGTGAAAATCATCGAGCGGGACTCCTCTCGTCTCAGCTTGGCAAGAGCCGGCGACAACATTGCGATTGGACTGCAAGGGATCGACCCGATCCATGTGATGTCTGGTGGAGTTCTGTGCCATCCGGATTACCCCGTGTCGGTGGCGTCTTCCCTGGAGCTGAAGATCCTGGTGCTAGACATCACCGTACCTATACTGCCCGGCCTTCAG TTTGAGCTCCATGTGCACCACGCGAAGGTGTCGGCGTCCCTGGTGAGAATCGTGTCACTGCTGGACCAGAAGACTGGCAAAGCCTCAGCGAAGAAGCCGCGGATGCTCACCGCTAGACAGGCTGCCATCATCGAG GTGAAGCTGGAGAGGGAGGTGTGCGTGGAGGAGTTCGCGACCCTCAAGGCCCTGGGCCGGGCGTTCCTGCGGTCGCAGGGGAGCACCGTCGCGGTTGGCGTCGTGCAGGTACAGGGGGAGCGAGCAGAGCAGGCTTCTTAG
- the LOC123047409 gene encoding HBS1-like protein isoform X4, whose product MLILTVPFKFDIPSPDDMVSTGLKSSRHLRKAVPSVDIPGKMVMGDDDLVVEKDTSTDPSSSVKLDELGGNSSTVAANTQNETLILDNELQHLSLERKPKNSKTKIKKPVPVSQYKPEPWMLQGEDQDMPRQLNLAIVGHVDSGKSTLCGRLLHALGRISKKQMHKNEKEAKEKGKGSFAYAWAMDDSADERARGITMNVGVAYFDTKNYQVVMLDSPGHKDFVPNMISGVTQADAAVLVVDASLGSFESGMGVNGVGQTKEHSQLIRSFGVENLIVAVNKMDSVEYSAERFNYVKSQLGIFLRSCGYKESAITWVPLSAMENENLVTAASDTRLSSWFHGTCLLEAIDSSAPPPRDVSRPLRLPICDVISSHVLGQVAVCGKVVCGAIGSDSKVLVMPSGELATVKIIERDSSRLSLARAGDNIAIGLQGIDPIHVMSGGVLCHPDYPVSVASSLELKILVLDITVPILPGLQFELHVHHAKVSASLVRIVSLLDQKTGKASAKKPRMLTARQAAIIEVRRVTCAPLQQMSLNECLVIVCGACFVQVKLEREVCVEEFATLKALGRAFLRSQGSTVAVGVVQVQGERAEQAS is encoded by the exons ATGTTGATATTGACAGTGCCTTTCAAGTTTGATATACCATCTCCTGATGACATGGTCTCTACAGGCTTAAAATCGTCCAGACATTTGCGAAAAG CTGTTCCATCTGTAGATATCCCCGGAAAGATGGTGATGGGTGATGATGATCTTGTAGTTGAGAAGGATACAAGTACAGACCCAAGTTCATCAGTGAAGTTGGATGAACTTGGTGGAAATAGTAGCACTGTTGCCGCCAATACTCAGAACGAAACTCTTATTTTGGACAATGAGCTACAACATTTGAGTTTAGAGAGGAAGCCAAAAAACAGTAAAACCAAGATTAAGAAGCCAGTTCCTGTTTCACAATACAAGCCAGAACCGTGGATGCTACAGGGCGAAGATCAAGACATGCCTAGACAACTAAATCTTGCTATT GTTGGTCACGTTGATTCTGGCAAATCAACATTATGTGGTAGGTTGCTGCATGCCCTGGGTAGAATTTCAAAAAAGCAAATGCATAAGAATGAGAAAGAAGCGAAAGAAAAG GGAAAAGGGTCGTTTGCATATGCTTGGGCAATGGACGACAGTGCTGATGAAAGGGCACGTGGCATTACGATGAATGTCGGTGTAGCATACTTTGACACCAAAAATTACCAAGTTGTTATGCTCGACTCCCCTGGTCACAAGGATTTCGTTCCTAACATGATATCTGGAGTGACGCAAGCTGATGCAGCTGTCCTAGTTGTTGATGCCTCTCTTGGATCATTCGAGTCAGGCATGGGCGTTAATGGGGTTGGTCAGACAAAGGAGCACTCACAGCTTATTCGAAGCTTTGGTGTCGAGAACTTGATAGTTGCTGTCAATAAGATGGATTCAGTGGAATATTCGGCAGAACGCTTCAATTATGTGAAATCACAACTTGGCATTTTTCTCCGATCTTGTGGCTATAAAGAGTCAGCGATAACCTGGGTTCCTTTGAGTGCGATGGAAAATGAAAATCTGGTGACAGCAGCTTCAGATACTCGTCTCTCATCATG GTTTCACGGGACTTGCCTTCTGGAAGCAATTGACTCGTCAGCACCACCTCCTCGTGATGTTTCAAGGCCACTACGGCTTCCAATTTGTGATGTTATTTCATCCCATGTGCTGGGGCAAGTGGCGGTTTGTGGTAAAGTGGTGTGTGGAGCAAtcggaagtgattccaag GTCCTTGTGATGCCTTCTGGAGAGCTAGCTACAGTGAAAATCATCGAGCGGGACTCCTCTCGTCTCAGCTTGGCAAGAGCCGGCGACAACATTGCGATTGGACTGCAAGGGATCGACCCGATCCATGTGATGTCTGGTGGAGTTCTGTGCCATCCGGATTACCCCGTGTCGGTGGCGTCTTCCCTGGAGCTGAAGATCCTGGTGCTAGACATCACCGTACCTATACTGCCCGGCCTTCAG TTTGAGCTCCATGTGCACCACGCGAAGGTGTCGGCGTCCCTGGTGAGAATCGTGTCACTGCTGGACCAGAAGACTGGCAAAGCCTCAGCGAAGAAGCCGCGGATGCTCACCGCTAGACAGGCTGCCATCATCGAGGTACGTCGCGTTACATGTGCGCCCTTACAGCAGATGAGTCTGAATGAGTGCCTGGTGATCGTCTGTGGTGCCTGTTTTGTCCAGGTGAAGCTGGAGAGGGAGGTGTGCGTGGAGGAGTTCGCGACCCTCAAGGCCCTGGGCCGGGCGTTCCTGCGGTCGCAGGGGAGCACCGTCGCGGTTGGCGTCGTGCAGGTACAGGGGGAGCGAGCAGAGCAGGCTTCTTAG
- the LOC123047409 gene encoding HBS1-like protein isoform X5, whose translation MLILTVPFKFDIPSPDDMVSTGLKSSRHLRKDIPGKMVMGDDDLVVEKDTSTDPSSSVKLDELGGNSSTVAANTQNETLILDNELQHLSLERKPKNSKTKIKKPVPVSQYKPEPWMLQGEDQDMPRQLNLAIVGHVDSGKSTLCGRLLHALGRISKKQMHKNEKEAKEKGKGSFAYAWAMDDSADERARGITMNVGVAYFDTKNYQVVMLDSPGHKDFVPNMISGVTQADAAVLVVDASLGSFESGMGVNGVGQTKEHSQLIRSFGVENLIVAVNKMDSVEYSAERFNYVKSQLGIFLRSCGYKESAITWVPLSAMENENLVTAASDTRLSSWFHGTCLLEAIDSSAPPPRDVSRPLRLPICDVISSHVLGQVAVCGKVVCGAIGSDSKVLVMPSGELATVKIIERDSSRLSLARAGDNIAIGLQGIDPIHVMSGGVLCHPDYPVSVASSLELKILVLDITVPILPGLQFELHVHHAKVSASLVRIVSLLDQKTGKASAKKPRMLTARQAAIIEVRRVTCAPLQQMSLNECLVIVCGACFVQVKLEREVCVEEFATLKALGRAFLRSQGSTVAVGVVQVQGERAEQAS comes from the exons ATGTTGATATTGACAGTGCCTTTCAAGTTTGATATACCATCTCCTGATGACATGGTCTCTACAGGCTTAAAATCGTCCAGACATTTGCGAAAAG ATATCCCCGGAAAGATGGTGATGGGTGATGATGATCTTGTAGTTGAGAAGGATACAAGTACAGACCCAAGTTCATCAGTGAAGTTGGATGAACTTGGTGGAAATAGTAGCACTGTTGCCGCCAATACTCAGAACGAAACTCTTATTTTGGACAATGAGCTACAACATTTGAGTTTAGAGAGGAAGCCAAAAAACAGTAAAACCAAGATTAAGAAGCCAGTTCCTGTTTCACAATACAAGCCAGAACCGTGGATGCTACAGGGCGAAGATCAAGACATGCCTAGACAACTAAATCTTGCTATT GTTGGTCACGTTGATTCTGGCAAATCAACATTATGTGGTAGGTTGCTGCATGCCCTGGGTAGAATTTCAAAAAAGCAAATGCATAAGAATGAGAAAGAAGCGAAAGAAAAG GGAAAAGGGTCGTTTGCATATGCTTGGGCAATGGACGACAGTGCTGATGAAAGGGCACGTGGCATTACGATGAATGTCGGTGTAGCATACTTTGACACCAAAAATTACCAAGTTGTTATGCTCGACTCCCCTGGTCACAAGGATTTCGTTCCTAACATGATATCTGGAGTGACGCAAGCTGATGCAGCTGTCCTAGTTGTTGATGCCTCTCTTGGATCATTCGAGTCAGGCATGGGCGTTAATGGGGTTGGTCAGACAAAGGAGCACTCACAGCTTATTCGAAGCTTTGGTGTCGAGAACTTGATAGTTGCTGTCAATAAGATGGATTCAGTGGAATATTCGGCAGAACGCTTCAATTATGTGAAATCACAACTTGGCATTTTTCTCCGATCTTGTGGCTATAAAGAGTCAGCGATAACCTGGGTTCCTTTGAGTGCGATGGAAAATGAAAATCTGGTGACAGCAGCTTCAGATACTCGTCTCTCATCATG GTTTCACGGGACTTGCCTTCTGGAAGCAATTGACTCGTCAGCACCACCTCCTCGTGATGTTTCAAGGCCACTACGGCTTCCAATTTGTGATGTTATTTCATCCCATGTGCTGGGGCAAGTGGCGGTTTGTGGTAAAGTGGTGTGTGGAGCAAtcggaagtgattccaag GTCCTTGTGATGCCTTCTGGAGAGCTAGCTACAGTGAAAATCATCGAGCGGGACTCCTCTCGTCTCAGCTTGGCAAGAGCCGGCGACAACATTGCGATTGGACTGCAAGGGATCGACCCGATCCATGTGATGTCTGGTGGAGTTCTGTGCCATCCGGATTACCCCGTGTCGGTGGCGTCTTCCCTGGAGCTGAAGATCCTGGTGCTAGACATCACCGTACCTATACTGCCCGGCCTTCAG TTTGAGCTCCATGTGCACCACGCGAAGGTGTCGGCGTCCCTGGTGAGAATCGTGTCACTGCTGGACCAGAAGACTGGCAAAGCCTCAGCGAAGAAGCCGCGGATGCTCACCGCTAGACAGGCTGCCATCATCGAGGTACGTCGCGTTACATGTGCGCCCTTACAGCAGATGAGTCTGAATGAGTGCCTGGTGATCGTCTGTGGTGCCTGTTTTGTCCAGGTGAAGCTGGAGAGGGAGGTGTGCGTGGAGGAGTTCGCGACCCTCAAGGCCCTGGGCCGGGCGTTCCTGCGGTCGCAGGGGAGCACCGTCGCGGTTGGCGTCGTGCAGGTACAGGGGGAGCGAGCAGAGCAGGCTTCTTAG
- the LOC123047409 gene encoding HBS1-like protein isoform X1 yields MFVPKTDNQSDLEGPHRNAGPWLCSICSQQNDTSCMSCEVCGVLRDLSLYFNNSNEPEGGAKRRNKHSGVSVLARSLFAPSGPKSKAVVFSDGFRGNKNATGHMQASLGTLHKTYMTHKQRHNIVPFKFDIPSPDDMVSTGLKSSRHLRKAVPSVDIPGKMVMGDDDLVVEKDTSTDPSSSVKLDELGGNSSTVAANTQNETLILDNELQHLSLERKPKNSKTKIKKPVPVSQYKPEPWMLQGEDQDMPRQLNLAIVGHVDSGKSTLCGRLLHALGRISKKQMHKNEKEAKEKGKGSFAYAWAMDDSADERARGITMNVGVAYFDTKNYQVVMLDSPGHKDFVPNMISGVTQADAAVLVVDASLGSFESGMGVNGVGQTKEHSQLIRSFGVENLIVAVNKMDSVEYSAERFNYVKSQLGIFLRSCGYKESAITWVPLSAMENENLVTAASDTRLSSWFHGTCLLEAIDSSAPPPRDVSRPLRLPICDVISSHVLGQVAVCGKVVCGAIGSDSKVLVMPSGELATVKIIERDSSRLSLARAGDNIAIGLQGIDPIHVMSGGVLCHPDYPVSVASSLELKILVLDITVPILPGLQFELHVHHAKVSASLVRIVSLLDQKTGKASAKKPRMLTARQAAIIEVRRVTCAPLQQMSLNECLVIVCGACFVQVKLEREVCVEEFATLKALGRAFLRSQGSTVAVGVVQVQGERAEQAS; encoded by the exons ATG TTTGTTCCTAAAACAGATAACCAATCTGATCTCGAGGGGCCGCATAGAAACGCTGGGCCGTGGCTGTGCTCCATTTGCTCGCAGCAAAATGATACGAGCTGTATGTCCTGTGAGGTATGCGGCGTTCTTCGGGATTTGTCACTGTATTTCAATAACTCCAATGAACCTGAAGGTGGAG CTAAACGTAGAAACAAGCATTCTGGTGTATCTGTACTGGCAAGATCTCTTTTCGCACCATCTGGTCCAAAATCAAAAGCCGTTGTTTTCTCCGATGGATTTCGAGGCAACAAAAACGCAACAGGACATATGCAAGCTTCCTTGGGTACTCTGCACAAGACATACATGACACATAAGCAGCGCCATAACATAG TGCCTTTCAAGTTTGATATACCATCTCCTGATGACATGGTCTCTACAGGCTTAAAATCGTCCAGACATTTGCGAAAAG CTGTTCCATCTGTAGATATCCCCGGAAAGATGGTGATGGGTGATGATGATCTTGTAGTTGAGAAGGATACAAGTACAGACCCAAGTTCATCAGTGAAGTTGGATGAACTTGGTGGAAATAGTAGCACTGTTGCCGCCAATACTCAGAACGAAACTCTTATTTTGGACAATGAGCTACAACATTTGAGTTTAGAGAGGAAGCCAAAAAACAGTAAAACCAAGATTAAGAAGCCAGTTCCTGTTTCACAATACAAGCCAGAACCGTGGATGCTACAGGGCGAAGATCAAGACATGCCTAGACAACTAAATCTTGCTATT GTTGGTCACGTTGATTCTGGCAAATCAACATTATGTGGTAGGTTGCTGCATGCCCTGGGTAGAATTTCAAAAAAGCAAATGCATAAGAATGAGAAAGAAGCGAAAGAAAAG GGAAAAGGGTCGTTTGCATATGCTTGGGCAATGGACGACAGTGCTGATGAAAGGGCACGTGGCATTACGATGAATGTCGGTGTAGCATACTTTGACACCAAAAATTACCAAGTTGTTATGCTCGACTCCCCTGGTCACAAGGATTTCGTTCCTAACATGATATCTGGAGTGACGCAAGCTGATGCAGCTGTCCTAGTTGTTGATGCCTCTCTTGGATCATTCGAGTCAGGCATGGGCGTTAATGGGGTTGGTCAGACAAAGGAGCACTCACAGCTTATTCGAAGCTTTGGTGTCGAGAACTTGATAGTTGCTGTCAATAAGATGGATTCAGTGGAATATTCGGCAGAACGCTTCAATTATGTGAAATCACAACTTGGCATTTTTCTCCGATCTTGTGGCTATAAAGAGTCAGCGATAACCTGGGTTCCTTTGAGTGCGATGGAAAATGAAAATCTGGTGACAGCAGCTTCAGATACTCGTCTCTCATCATG GTTTCACGGGACTTGCCTTCTGGAAGCAATTGACTCGTCAGCACCACCTCCTCGTGATGTTTCAAGGCCACTACGGCTTCCAATTTGTGATGTTATTTCATCCCATGTGCTGGGGCAAGTGGCGGTTTGTGGTAAAGTGGTGTGTGGAGCAAtcggaagtgattccaag GTCCTTGTGATGCCTTCTGGAGAGCTAGCTACAGTGAAAATCATCGAGCGGGACTCCTCTCGTCTCAGCTTGGCAAGAGCCGGCGACAACATTGCGATTGGACTGCAAGGGATCGACCCGATCCATGTGATGTCTGGTGGAGTTCTGTGCCATCCGGATTACCCCGTGTCGGTGGCGTCTTCCCTGGAGCTGAAGATCCTGGTGCTAGACATCACCGTACCTATACTGCCCGGCCTTCAG TTTGAGCTCCATGTGCACCACGCGAAGGTGTCGGCGTCCCTGGTGAGAATCGTGTCACTGCTGGACCAGAAGACTGGCAAAGCCTCAGCGAAGAAGCCGCGGATGCTCACCGCTAGACAGGCTGCCATCATCGAGGTACGTCGCGTTACATGTGCGCCCTTACAGCAGATGAGTCTGAATGAGTGCCTGGTGATCGTCTGTGGTGCCTGTTTTGTCCAGGTGAAGCTGGAGAGGGAGGTGTGCGTGGAGGAGTTCGCGACCCTCAAGGCCCTGGGCCGGGCGTTCCTGCGGTCGCAGGGGAGCACCGTCGCGGTTGGCGTCGTGCAGGTACAGGGGGAGCGAGCAGAGCAGGCTTCTTAG
- the LOC123047409 gene encoding HBS1-like protein isoform X2: MFVPKTDNQSDLEGPHRNAGPWLCSICSQQNDTSCMSCEVCGVLRDLSLYFNNSNEPEGGAKRRNKHSGVSVLARSLFAPSGPKSKAVVFSDGFRGNKNATGHMQASLGTLHKTYMTHKQRHNIVPFKFDIPSPDDMVSTGLKSSRHLRKDIPGKMVMGDDDLVVEKDTSTDPSSSVKLDELGGNSSTVAANTQNETLILDNELQHLSLERKPKNSKTKIKKPVPVSQYKPEPWMLQGEDQDMPRQLNLAIVGHVDSGKSTLCGRLLHALGRISKKQMHKNEKEAKEKGKGSFAYAWAMDDSADERARGITMNVGVAYFDTKNYQVVMLDSPGHKDFVPNMISGVTQADAAVLVVDASLGSFESGMGVNGVGQTKEHSQLIRSFGVENLIVAVNKMDSVEYSAERFNYVKSQLGIFLRSCGYKESAITWVPLSAMENENLVTAASDTRLSSWFHGTCLLEAIDSSAPPPRDVSRPLRLPICDVISSHVLGQVAVCGKVVCGAIGSDSKVLVMPSGELATVKIIERDSSRLSLARAGDNIAIGLQGIDPIHVMSGGVLCHPDYPVSVASSLELKILVLDITVPILPGLQFELHVHHAKVSASLVRIVSLLDQKTGKASAKKPRMLTARQAAIIEVRRVTCAPLQQMSLNECLVIVCGACFVQVKLEREVCVEEFATLKALGRAFLRSQGSTVAVGVVQVQGERAEQAS, encoded by the exons ATG TTTGTTCCTAAAACAGATAACCAATCTGATCTCGAGGGGCCGCATAGAAACGCTGGGCCGTGGCTGTGCTCCATTTGCTCGCAGCAAAATGATACGAGCTGTATGTCCTGTGAGGTATGCGGCGTTCTTCGGGATTTGTCACTGTATTTCAATAACTCCAATGAACCTGAAGGTGGAG CTAAACGTAGAAACAAGCATTCTGGTGTATCTGTACTGGCAAGATCTCTTTTCGCACCATCTGGTCCAAAATCAAAAGCCGTTGTTTTCTCCGATGGATTTCGAGGCAACAAAAACGCAACAGGACATATGCAAGCTTCCTTGGGTACTCTGCACAAGACATACATGACACATAAGCAGCGCCATAACATAG TGCCTTTCAAGTTTGATATACCATCTCCTGATGACATGGTCTCTACAGGCTTAAAATCGTCCAGACATTTGCGAAAAG ATATCCCCGGAAAGATGGTGATGGGTGATGATGATCTTGTAGTTGAGAAGGATACAAGTACAGACCCAAGTTCATCAGTGAAGTTGGATGAACTTGGTGGAAATAGTAGCACTGTTGCCGCCAATACTCAGAACGAAACTCTTATTTTGGACAATGAGCTACAACATTTGAGTTTAGAGAGGAAGCCAAAAAACAGTAAAACCAAGATTAAGAAGCCAGTTCCTGTTTCACAATACAAGCCAGAACCGTGGATGCTACAGGGCGAAGATCAAGACATGCCTAGACAACTAAATCTTGCTATT GTTGGTCACGTTGATTCTGGCAAATCAACATTATGTGGTAGGTTGCTGCATGCCCTGGGTAGAATTTCAAAAAAGCAAATGCATAAGAATGAGAAAGAAGCGAAAGAAAAG GGAAAAGGGTCGTTTGCATATGCTTGGGCAATGGACGACAGTGCTGATGAAAGGGCACGTGGCATTACGATGAATGTCGGTGTAGCATACTTTGACACCAAAAATTACCAAGTTGTTATGCTCGACTCCCCTGGTCACAAGGATTTCGTTCCTAACATGATATCTGGAGTGACGCAAGCTGATGCAGCTGTCCTAGTTGTTGATGCCTCTCTTGGATCATTCGAGTCAGGCATGGGCGTTAATGGGGTTGGTCAGACAAAGGAGCACTCACAGCTTATTCGAAGCTTTGGTGTCGAGAACTTGATAGTTGCTGTCAATAAGATGGATTCAGTGGAATATTCGGCAGAACGCTTCAATTATGTGAAATCACAACTTGGCATTTTTCTCCGATCTTGTGGCTATAAAGAGTCAGCGATAACCTGGGTTCCTTTGAGTGCGATGGAAAATGAAAATCTGGTGACAGCAGCTTCAGATACTCGTCTCTCATCATG GTTTCACGGGACTTGCCTTCTGGAAGCAATTGACTCGTCAGCACCACCTCCTCGTGATGTTTCAAGGCCACTACGGCTTCCAATTTGTGATGTTATTTCATCCCATGTGCTGGGGCAAGTGGCGGTTTGTGGTAAAGTGGTGTGTGGAGCAAtcggaagtgattccaag GTCCTTGTGATGCCTTCTGGAGAGCTAGCTACAGTGAAAATCATCGAGCGGGACTCCTCTCGTCTCAGCTTGGCAAGAGCCGGCGACAACATTGCGATTGGACTGCAAGGGATCGACCCGATCCATGTGATGTCTGGTGGAGTTCTGTGCCATCCGGATTACCCCGTGTCGGTGGCGTCTTCCCTGGAGCTGAAGATCCTGGTGCTAGACATCACCGTACCTATACTGCCCGGCCTTCAG TTTGAGCTCCATGTGCACCACGCGAAGGTGTCGGCGTCCCTGGTGAGAATCGTGTCACTGCTGGACCAGAAGACTGGCAAAGCCTCAGCGAAGAAGCCGCGGATGCTCACCGCTAGACAGGCTGCCATCATCGAGGTACGTCGCGTTACATGTGCGCCCTTACAGCAGATGAGTCTGAATGAGTGCCTGGTGATCGTCTGTGGTGCCTGTTTTGTCCAGGTGAAGCTGGAGAGGGAGGTGTGCGTGGAGGAGTTCGCGACCCTCAAGGCCCTGGGCCGGGCGTTCCTGCGGTCGCAGGGGAGCACCGTCGCGGTTGGCGTCGTGCAGGTACAGGGGGAGCGAGCAGAGCAGGCTTCTTAG